In Nitrospira sp., a single genomic region encodes these proteins:
- a CDS encoding FAD-dependent oxidoreductase, with protein sequence MSAKAAHVIIVAGAGPAGMAVAGTLAKAGHEVIILNRDIKFGGLAEYGIFPSKLKLRGGLKKQYWELLGQANVHYFGNVSIGTGKDLSVEDVQGLGASAVVFSIGAQGTKAIGVEGDTAAGVFHAKDVVYHFNRLPGFGDRPFDVGRHVAVIGAGDVMVDIAHWLTRYKKVERVTAIVRRGPAERKYNPKEIRAVCAYMDVGDITREVERIKDRLIAVGQKPDEVLKALVGEFTKCEPKTSDAKMSFKFLASPKRILVDGNNRVRGLEMEDNKLEPKGEDTAAVGLKQFYEFPCDSVVFAVGDRVDETVGLPYRSGVFVTNPNKTNNEPDDALFQAYDEATGKVLDGVFLAGWARKASEGLVGVAKRDGDWCAEVVGRYLLTQSAPGNPKSTLEKLQALLRERKCHPVGVKGLRALEAAEKAHQAKGDCIGEFKFATNLEMIRLIEQG encoded by the coding sequence ATGAGTGCAAAAGCAGCCCATGTGATAATTGTCGCCGGTGCCGGTCCGGCCGGGATGGCGGTTGCCGGAACCCTTGCTAAAGCGGGACACGAAGTCATTATTTTGAATCGTGATATCAAGTTCGGCGGATTGGCGGAATATGGCATCTTCCCATCCAAACTCAAGCTGCGCGGCGGTCTCAAGAAACAGTATTGGGAGTTACTCGGACAGGCCAACGTACACTATTTTGGGAATGTCTCGATCGGGACGGGGAAGGATCTCTCCGTCGAGGATGTGCAGGGTCTCGGGGCCAGCGCGGTCGTTTTTTCCATCGGGGCACAGGGCACCAAGGCTATTGGTGTCGAGGGGGATACGGCTGCAGGGGTTTTTCATGCCAAAGACGTGGTGTACCACTTCAATCGTCTTCCAGGGTTTGGGGATCGCCCGTTTGATGTCGGTCGGCACGTGGCCGTGATCGGAGCGGGAGACGTGATGGTGGACATCGCCCACTGGTTGACTCGATATAAGAAGGTAGAGCGAGTGACCGCGATTGTCCGACGCGGTCCTGCGGAACGGAAGTACAACCCCAAAGAGATCCGCGCAGTGTGCGCCTATATGGACGTGGGAGACATCACCAGGGAAGTGGAGCGCATCAAGGACCGGCTGATCGCGGTGGGCCAGAAGCCTGATGAAGTTCTGAAGGCACTCGTCGGTGAATTCACGAAGTGCGAGCCGAAGACCAGCGACGCGAAGATGAGTTTCAAATTTCTGGCTTCACCCAAACGTATCCTCGTCGACGGAAACAACCGCGTTCGCGGTTTGGAGATGGAGGATAATAAACTGGAGCCGAAAGGCGAAGACACGGCCGCCGTCGGGCTCAAGCAGTTCTACGAATTTCCTTGCGACAGCGTCGTCTTTGCGGTCGGCGACAGGGTCGATGAGACTGTGGGCTTGCCGTACAGGAGCGGGGTATTCGTGACGAACCCCAACAAGACGAACAATGAACCGGACGACGCGCTGTTTCAGGCGTACGACGAAGCCACGGGAAAAGTGCTGGACGGCGTATTTCTTGCCGGGTGGGCGAGAAAGGCCAGCGAAGGGCTCGTCGGAGTAGCCAAGCGTGACGGAGATTGGTGTGCCGAGGTTGTCGGTCGGTATCTGCTCACGCAGTCGGCGCCAGGCAATCCCAAGTCGACGCTCGAGAAACTCCAGGCGCTGCTTCGGGAACGGAAGTGCCATCCGGTCGGGGTCAAGGGGCTCCGAGCCTTGGAAGCCGCGGAAAAGGCTCACCAGGCCAAAGGCGACTGCATCGGCGAATTCAAGTTTGCGACGAATCTGGAAATGATCCGGCTGATCGAGCAGGGATAG
- a CDS encoding NAD(+)/NADH kinase, with protein MKSKSIGILTKPKFPEVKTTLQAVVSWLRARNIDAILDTTSAALLEEKGGLQKTQLAHKADVLLVLGGDGTMLNAARLAGERGIPVLGVNMGGLGFLTEVRLEHLYPSLERVFANDFVLDERLMLKTLVHRHGEPVAQGIVLNDVVVSKGTLARMIELRISIHGQFVTNLRGDGLIVSTPTGSTAYSLSAGGPILEPAVHALILTPICPHTLTHRPLIVPDNVEVDVTLTSKDEGAMATLDGQVGIALTQGDTVVVSVAELQTRLIRFPESTYYDVLREKLKWGDG; from the coding sequence ATGAAAAGCAAGAGCATCGGCATTTTGACCAAGCCCAAATTTCCGGAGGTCAAAACCACCCTGCAGGCTGTGGTGTCGTGGCTGCGCGCCCGAAACATCGACGCGATCTTGGATACGACGTCCGCTGCCCTTCTGGAAGAAAAAGGCGGACTCCAGAAAACCCAATTGGCCCATAAAGCGGATGTACTGCTCGTCCTAGGAGGAGACGGAACCATGCTTAACGCCGCCCGTCTGGCAGGCGAGCGTGGCATTCCCGTCCTCGGCGTGAATATGGGAGGGCTGGGATTTTTGACAGAGGTGCGCCTCGAACACCTCTACCCCTCTCTGGAACGGGTCTTCGCCAACGATTTCGTCCTGGACGAGCGCCTGATGCTCAAGACGCTCGTCCATCGGCACGGGGAACCCGTTGCGCAGGGTATCGTCCTCAATGATGTCGTCGTGAGCAAGGGCACTCTGGCGCGGATGATTGAGTTGCGGATCTCGATCCACGGACAATTCGTGACGAATCTTCGAGGAGATGGCTTGATTGTGAGCACGCCGACCGGGTCAACCGCCTATTCCCTGTCGGCCGGAGGCCCCATTCTGGAGCCAGCCGTCCACGCTCTCATCCTGACGCCAATCTGTCCCCACACGCTGACACATCGACCATTGATCGTGCCCGACAACGTCGAAGTCGACGTCACCTTGACCAGCAAGGATGAAGGAGCCATGGCCACGTTGGACGGACAAGTCGGTATCGCACTGACGCAAGGAGATACGGTCGTCGTGAGTGTGGCGGAGCTGCAAACCAGGTTGATTCGCTTTCCGGAAAGCACGTACTACGATGTGCTGCGTGAAAAACTGAAATGGGGCGATGGATAG
- a CDS encoding ATP-dependent Clp protease ATP-binding subunit, producing the protein MFERFTDKGRKIIILAREEAERHQNDYLGTEHLVLAILRESDGIALMILKKMGLSTEQIRLEIERNLPGGGTTMTFGEIPFSPRVKKVIEYGVEEARLLGHNHIGSEHLLLGLLREEEGIGGKILRSLGANLLTARQLTVTFLRKSAPRERDRKSNTPALDEFGRDLTQMAQEGQLDPVIGRADEIERVLQILSRRTKNNPVLIGESGVGKTAIVEGLAQRIVQSEVPDNLLSRRVIALDLGSLVAGTKYRGQFEERLKVVMKEIVQAGNIIIFIDELHTLVGAGAAEGSIDASNMLKPALSRGEIQCIGATTLDEYRKHIEKDGALKRRFQPIYVQPPSLDETVRIIQGLRDRYEEHHGVEITEEAIVEAVKLSDRYITDRFLPDKAIDLIDETGSRAKLQTYALPGELKAMEQELKKVSRDKELAISMQNFEEAVRHREEEERLRKLLDESKREWKKNQEKQKPTIGKEDVAYVVSKMTGIPLFKLEEEESNKLLRMEDFLHKRVVGQNEAISAVCRAIRRSRAGLKEAKKPIGSFIFLGPTGVGKTELARTLAEFLFNTEDALIRIDMSEYQEKFTSSRLFGAPPGYVGYEEGGQLTERVRRRPYSVVLFDEIEKAHPDVFNLLLQVLDDGVLTDSLGRKVDFKNTVVIMTSNIGTKLIQKGVSLGFQSTEAEQDRHKKEEVLGELRRQFSPEFLNRIDEIVVFHQLDKSHLFNILDILLRELNLRLLEKGVEIEVDDEVKQWLIKEGYEPLYGARPMRRTIQRAIGDPLSEEMIKGRFKESRKIKVVLRDGAPAFIEQEAMAGV; encoded by the coding sequence ATGTTCGAACGATTCACGGACAAGGGTCGGAAGATCATCATCCTCGCGCGGGAGGAGGCCGAGCGTCATCAGAACGACTATCTCGGGACTGAGCATCTTGTACTGGCCATCCTTCGCGAGTCCGACGGAATTGCCCTGATGATTCTGAAGAAGATGGGTCTTTCTACGGAACAGATCCGCTTGGAAATCGAACGGAACTTGCCTGGTGGCGGGACCACCATGACCTTCGGTGAAATCCCGTTCAGCCCCCGTGTGAAGAAGGTCATCGAGTATGGAGTCGAAGAAGCCCGCTTGCTCGGACACAATCACATCGGCAGCGAACACCTTCTGCTCGGACTTCTGCGGGAAGAAGAAGGGATCGGCGGCAAGATTCTCCGCAGCCTCGGGGCGAATCTCCTCACGGCACGGCAATTGACAGTGACGTTCTTGCGCAAGTCCGCCCCGCGCGAGCGCGATCGCAAGAGCAATACGCCGGCGCTCGACGAGTTCGGTCGGGATCTTACCCAGATGGCCCAGGAGGGTCAGTTGGATCCGGTAATCGGCCGCGCAGATGAAATCGAGCGGGTATTGCAGATTCTCAGCCGTCGTACGAAGAACAATCCGGTATTGATCGGTGAGTCCGGCGTCGGGAAGACGGCCATTGTCGAAGGTTTGGCGCAGCGGATCGTCCAATCCGAAGTTCCCGACAATCTGTTGTCGCGACGCGTCATCGCGTTGGATCTTGGTTCCCTGGTCGCCGGGACGAAATACCGCGGTCAGTTCGAAGAGCGTCTGAAAGTGGTGATGAAGGAGATCGTGCAGGCCGGAAACATCATCATCTTCATCGACGAGTTGCATACGTTGGTGGGCGCCGGCGCAGCGGAAGGATCGATCGACGCATCCAATATGTTGAAACCCGCCTTGTCGCGCGGAGAGATTCAATGCATCGGCGCGACGACTCTGGATGAATATCGCAAACACATCGAGAAGGACGGCGCCCTCAAACGACGCTTCCAACCGATCTACGTGCAGCCGCCGAGCCTTGACGAAACGGTCCGGATCATTCAAGGACTTCGCGACCGTTATGAGGAGCATCACGGAGTGGAGATCACGGAGGAAGCGATCGTCGAAGCGGTCAAGCTGTCGGATCGGTATATCACCGATCGGTTTCTTCCCGATAAAGCCATCGACTTGATTGATGAAACCGGTTCGCGCGCCAAGCTTCAGACCTATGCGTTGCCCGGAGAGCTCAAGGCGATGGAGCAGGAACTGAAAAAGGTGTCGCGGGATAAAGAACTGGCGATCTCCATGCAGAACTTCGAAGAGGCCGTGCGTCATCGCGAGGAAGAAGAACGGCTCAGGAAGTTGCTCGACGAGTCCAAACGCGAGTGGAAAAAGAATCAGGAAAAGCAGAAACCGACGATCGGTAAGGAGGACGTGGCCTATGTCGTCTCCAAGATGACCGGCATTCCGCTCTTCAAACTCGAAGAAGAAGAATCGAACAAGTTGCTGCGGATGGAGGATTTCCTCCATAAACGAGTGGTCGGCCAAAACGAGGCGATTTCCGCGGTCTGTCGTGCAATCCGTCGGTCTCGTGCAGGTCTCAAGGAAGCCAAGAAGCCGATCGGTTCCTTCATCTTCCTGGGTCCGACCGGCGTCGGGAAGACCGAGTTGGCACGTACCCTGGCGGAGTTCCTATTCAATACCGAAGATGCGTTGATCCGGATCGACATGTCCGAGTATCAGGAGAAATTCACGAGTTCGCGTCTCTTCGGCGCTCCTCCTGGATATGTCGGTTATGAGGAGGGAGGACAGTTGACGGAGCGTGTGCGCCGCCGTCCCTATTCTGTGGTCCTGTTCGACGAAATCGAGAAGGCTCATCCGGATGTGTTTAATCTGCTCTTGCAGGTGCTGGACGACGGAGTCTTGACGGACAGTTTGGGTCGCAAAGTCGATTTCAAGAACACCGTCGTGATCATGACGTCCAATATCGGCACCAAATTGATTCAGAAGGGTGTGTCCTTGGGATTTCAGAGCACCGAAGCCGAGCAGGATCGACACAAGAAGGAAGAGGTTCTCGGAGAGTTGCGCCGTCAATTCAGCCCCGAGTTTTTGAACCGCATCGACGAGATCGTGGTATTCCATCAATTGGACAAATCTCATCTCTTCAATATTCTCGACATTCTGTTGCGCGAACTCAATCTGAGGCTTCTGGAAAAGGGTGTGGAGATCGAGGTCGACGACGAGGTCAAACAGTGGCTCATCAAGGAAGGTTACGAGCCGCTCTACGGGGCAAGGCCGATGCGCCGAACGATTCAGCGGGCCATCGGTGACCCGCTGTCGGAGGAGATGATTAAGGGCCGGTTCAAAGAGAGTCGCAAAATCAAGGTGGTGCTACGTGACGGCGCTCCTGCCTTCATTGAACAGGAGGCGATGGCTGGTGTGTAA
- the tsaD gene encoding tRNA (adenosine(37)-N6)-threonylcarbamoyltransferase complex transferase subunit TsaD, which yields MSGSEIFDIGWIGGPILGIETSCDETAAAVLCGDGTVLANLVSSQHGIHARFGGVVPELASRAHIQKIEQISALAMDEAQLTWNDLAAVAVTEGPGLAGALIVGLTYAKALAFALNIPVIGVSHLEGHIASAWLQDPLFPRSCVVLVVSGGHTHLYRMTQDGGSSLLACTRDDAAGEAFDKGAQMLGLEFPGGPALDKVAQAGDPGKIRFPRSMGKRSLEFSFSGLKTSLLYRLQGMDEAHLTAARADLAAGYQEAIVSVLVEKAFAAVRQCGVAALAVVGGVSANSRLRFLLKQRAQRDGVSLSIPPLQYCTDNAAMIAAAGRQALSAGRRLSDEAEGRIAMEPVSDVSTIGPT from the coding sequence ATGAGCGGTTCAGAGATCTTCGACATCGGTTGGATTGGCGGTCCGATCCTGGGTATCGAGACGTCCTGCGACGAAACAGCTGCGGCCGTACTCTGCGGCGACGGAACGGTTCTGGCCAACCTGGTCTCGTCACAGCACGGGATTCATGCTCGGTTCGGCGGAGTCGTGCCGGAGTTGGCCTCGCGAGCGCATATTCAGAAGATCGAGCAGATCTCCGCACTTGCCATGGACGAAGCGCAGCTGACGTGGAATGATCTGGCCGCTGTAGCGGTGACCGAAGGCCCTGGACTTGCGGGTGCTTTGATCGTGGGGTTGACCTATGCCAAGGCCTTGGCGTTCGCGTTAAACATTCCGGTCATCGGGGTCAGCCACCTAGAGGGGCACATCGCCTCGGCATGGCTGCAGGACCCATTATTTCCTCGTTCATGCGTGGTATTGGTGGTATCCGGAGGACATACCCATCTTTATCGCATGACGCAGGACGGCGGCTCGAGCTTGCTGGCCTGTACCAGGGACGATGCCGCGGGTGAAGCGTTCGACAAAGGAGCCCAGATGTTGGGCTTGGAATTTCCCGGTGGGCCGGCGCTGGACAAAGTTGCGCAGGCGGGGGATCCCGGCAAGATCCGATTTCCGAGGTCCATGGGGAAGCGTAGCCTCGAATTCAGCTTCAGTGGACTCAAGACGTCCTTGCTCTATCGGCTGCAAGGCATGGATGAAGCGCATCTCACTGCCGCTCGGGCCGATCTGGCGGCCGGCTATCAGGAAGCCATTGTGAGCGTGCTTGTGGAGAAAGCGTTCGCCGCCGTGCGGCAATGCGGTGTTGCGGCCTTGGCGGTCGTGGGCGGTGTGTCCGCGAATTCAAGACTTCGGTTCCTGTTGAAGCAACGAGCCCAGCGAGACGGTGTCTCTCTCAGTATTCCGCCGCTTCAGTATTGCACCGACAATGCGGCCATGATCGCCGCCGCAGGCAGGCAGGCCCTGTCGGCAGGCCGACGATTGTCCGATGAGGCGGAGGGTCGAATTGCGATGGAACCCGTCTCGGACGTCTCGACAATCGGACCAACATAA
- the hflX gene encoding GTPase HflX translates to MPLDRVLSLELAKTVCQLTLDIRRPIAVVLTRKGQVQEIIVGTELTLAPATLARFRAGVQSLRGLRVIRTQLHDQPLNQELLTDLAYLRLDLIGVLTVASDGLPGNLYLAHLLPPNGTGQMFNILKTTAFHQSPVVFDVFIEELEAELQRVRGHATRDGAASALLVSASSRSRAEQDDRLGELAELAISAGISVLDRLAQRTPGGHQRYLLGSGKLKDVLIQTLHRGADMVIFDQTLSPAQSRAISEVTDIKVIDRTQLILDIFARRAHSREGKVQVELAQLRYLLPRLSGKGAELSRLGGGIGTRGPGEAKLETDRRRIRERITHLENDLRQFARHQGQRRARRARHGMPVLSLVGYTNAGKSTLLNVLSKSHVSAEDRLFETLDTTSRRLRFPQDRQVIVTDTVGFIRDLPQELLGAFRTTLEELREADILVHVVDAGAADVDVQISAVVAILRDLNLDAIPRTLVFNKCDRIPPAEAALLCRRYGALGISAIHPDTLHPLLRHLEHQLAPILPDAGMPSVRRPDSLVLASGS, encoded by the coding sequence GTGCCTCTGGATCGGGTGCTTTCTCTGGAGTTGGCGAAAACAGTGTGTCAACTGACTCTGGACATTCGACGTCCGATTGCGGTGGTGCTGACGAGGAAAGGGCAGGTGCAGGAGATTATCGTGGGAACTGAGCTGACCCTGGCTCCAGCGACCTTGGCACGGTTCAGGGCCGGTGTTCAATCTCTGCGGGGCCTTCGTGTGATCAGAACGCAGTTGCACGATCAGCCTCTCAATCAAGAGCTGCTGACGGACCTGGCTTATTTACGTCTGGATTTGATCGGGGTGCTCACAGTGGCTTCCGACGGGCTGCCGGGCAATTTGTACCTCGCGCACCTTCTGCCTCCGAACGGAACCGGTCAAATGTTCAATATCCTCAAGACAACGGCGTTTCATCAGTCTCCGGTCGTGTTCGATGTGTTCATCGAGGAACTTGAAGCCGAGTTGCAGAGGGTGCGTGGTCACGCGACCAGAGATGGAGCGGCATCGGCATTGTTGGTCAGCGCTTCTTCCAGGAGCCGGGCGGAACAGGACGACCGTCTGGGAGAGCTCGCGGAGCTGGCGATCTCGGCGGGGATTTCCGTCCTCGACCGGCTGGCCCAACGAACGCCGGGAGGCCACCAACGGTATCTGCTCGGGAGCGGAAAGCTGAAAGACGTGCTGATCCAAACACTTCACCGAGGCGCCGACATGGTCATTTTTGATCAGACGCTTTCTCCGGCGCAATCACGTGCCATTTCCGAAGTCACCGATATCAAAGTGATCGATCGTACCCAGTTGATTCTGGACATTTTTGCCAGACGCGCCCACAGCCGGGAAGGCAAGGTGCAAGTCGAACTGGCTCAGCTCCGCTATCTGTTGCCGCGCCTGTCCGGGAAAGGCGCGGAGCTCTCGCGGCTCGGCGGCGGCATCGGCACCAGGGGGCCTGGGGAGGCCAAATTGGAGACGGATCGTCGGAGAATCAGAGAGCGCATTACACATCTGGAGAATGACCTACGTCAGTTCGCCAGGCATCAAGGCCAGCGCCGCGCCCGCCGGGCCCGGCACGGAATGCCGGTTCTCTCGCTGGTCGGGTACACCAACGCCGGAAAATCGACGCTGCTGAACGTGCTCTCCAAAAGCCATGTTTCCGCCGAAGACCGGCTGTTTGAAACGCTCGATACAACGAGCCGGCGCCTCCGATTTCCTCAGGATCGGCAGGTCATTGTCACCGATACGGTCGGATTTATCCGGGATCTCCCGCAGGAATTACTGGGAGCATTCCGCACGACGCTGGAGGAATTACGCGAAGCGGATATTTTGGTGCACGTTGTCGATGCCGGCGCAGCCGACGTCGACGTCCAGATTTCTGCGGTGGTGGCGATTCTCAGAGACTTGAACCTCGACGCGATCCCGCGCACGCTCGTCTTCAACAAGTGCGACCGGATCCCGCCAGCCGAGGCGGCGCTTCTGTGCCGCCGCTACGGTGCCCTCGGGATTTCCGCGATTCATCCGGACACTCTCCACCCGTTGCTGCGACATCTTGAACATCAGCTGGCGCCCATCTTGCCGGATGCGGGAATGCCTTCCGTCAGGAGGCCGGACAGCCTCGTGCTTGCATCTGGCAGCTGA
- the nth gene encoding endonuclease III — MIPKPPRHMVRRERLGKIAEALVRAMPRAKMELDHRTPWELLVATILSAQCTDERVNRVTPALFRRYHTPAELGRATQRDVEELIRSTGFFKSKAKNIIACGRVVEERFRGDVPTTMEELVGLPGVGRKTANVLLGNVFGKPAIVVDTHVKRVANRLGFTTSDDPTEIERVLQQLLPAARWTAVSQRLLLHGRYTCTARHPQCQRCPIYVHCTWKQKGLA; from the coding sequence ATGATCCCCAAGCCGCCCCGGCATATGGTGCGTCGGGAACGCCTCGGCAAGATAGCCGAAGCACTGGTACGTGCCATGCCGAGGGCGAAGATGGAACTCGACCACCGTACGCCATGGGAACTCCTTGTTGCCACCATCCTGTCTGCGCAATGTACGGACGAGCGGGTCAACCGGGTCACGCCCGCGCTGTTTCGGCGGTATCACACGCCGGCCGAATTGGGTCGGGCCACGCAGCGGGATGTAGAGGAATTGATTCGTTCCACCGGATTCTTCAAGAGCAAGGCCAAGAACATCATCGCCTGCGGTCGTGTTGTGGAGGAGCGGTTTCGGGGGGATGTTCCGACGACCATGGAAGAGTTGGTCGGGCTGCCGGGAGTCGGAAGAAAGACCGCCAACGTGCTGCTAGGCAATGTATTCGGCAAACCGGCCATCGTCGTTGATACTCACGTGAAACGAGTTGCCAACCGCCTCGGTTTCACGACCTCCGATGATCCGACTGAAATTGAGCGAGTTCTCCAGCAATTGCTTCCCGCCGCGCGCTGGACGGCCGTCTCGCAACGCTTGCTGCTACACGGACGGTACACCTGCACCGCGCGACATCCGCAGTGCCAACGTTGTCCGATCTACGTACACTGTACGTGGAAACAGAAAGGGCTGGCATGA
- a CDS encoding YicC family protein, producing the protein MTGFGRQQAPWQDGSVTVEVRSVNHRFLEIACRLPRALNHLEDTIKKATQQVCARGRIDLTITVQSGKGRLQTVSVDQVLAKQYHQAIRTLKKTLKLSGSIDVGLIAGQRDVVTITDQPIEDRKLSRLAHQLTVQALKALTAMRQREGEAMVKDMLARLHAIRERKMIVGAMASQVVEAEFDRMRKRVEKLMGGEPPDASRLLQELAMYADRGDIAEEIVRLDSHMVQFEQTLNRSESIGKTLDFLLQEMGREINTIGSKANDAEIAGHVVHMKAELERIREQVQNVE; encoded by the coding sequence ATGACCGGATTCGGCAGGCAGCAGGCGCCTTGGCAGGACGGCTCCGTCACGGTCGAGGTGCGCTCCGTCAATCATCGCTTTCTTGAGATCGCCTGCCGCCTGCCACGCGCGCTGAATCACCTGGAAGACACGATCAAGAAAGCGACGCAGCAGGTCTGTGCCCGAGGTCGCATCGATCTCACCATCACCGTCCAGAGCGGGAAGGGACGATTGCAAACGGTGAGTGTTGACCAGGTCCTGGCGAAGCAGTACCATCAGGCAATTCGTACCCTGAAGAAAACCCTTAAGCTCAGCGGCTCCATCGATGTCGGCCTGATCGCAGGACAGCGCGATGTGGTGACCATTACCGACCAACCGATAGAGGACCGAAAGCTGTCGAGGCTGGCTCATCAACTAACCGTCCAGGCGCTTAAAGCTCTGACCGCTATGAGACAGCGGGAAGGGGAGGCGATGGTGAAGGATATGCTCGCACGGCTTCATGCGATCCGCGAGCGCAAGATGATCGTCGGGGCGATGGCCTCTCAGGTGGTAGAGGCCGAATTCGATCGGATGAGAAAGAGGGTCGAAAAATTGATGGGAGGCGAGCCTCCCGACGCGTCTCGTCTGTTGCAGGAGCTGGCCATGTATGCGGATCGTGGTGACATTGCGGAAGAAATAGTCAGACTGGACTCGCATATGGTACAGTTTGAGCAAACACTTAACCGATCGGAATCTATAGGTAAAACCCTCGATTTTCTGCTCCAGGAGATGGGGCGTGAAATCAATACGATCGGTTCCAAGGCCAACGATGCCGAGATCGCCGGCCATGTGGTTCATATGAAGGCCGAGCTGGAACGAATCCGGGAACAGGTCCAGAACGTCGAATGA
- the gmk gene encoding guanylate kinase: MSVTTENAAPSPSGPVRSSIHRHGILFIISAPSGAGKTTLCKQLITSIPGLWHSISCTTRPPRPGEADGREYFFIEEVKFQEMIDRHEFVEWARVYGHLYGTPRKSLADKLDQGIDVLLEIDVQGASQVKQKFADAVSIFVLPPSMTALRTRLQTRASDSTEEIQRRLQKVKEEVWSYREYAYIVRNDDLARSLHDLEHIFLAERSKTTRMDTAWIEANFLLTDESESGDRTDHP; encoded by the coding sequence ATGAGCGTCACGACTGAAAATGCTGCCCCATCGCCGTCCGGACCGGTCCGTTCGTCCATCCATCGGCACGGCATCTTATTCATCATTTCCGCGCCGTCCGGGGCGGGAAAAACGACGCTGTGCAAACAACTGATCACGAGCATCCCCGGCCTCTGGCATTCCATTTCCTGCACGACCAGACCACCGCGGCCGGGTGAAGCGGACGGCCGGGAATATTTCTTCATTGAAGAGGTGAAGTTCCAGGAGATGATCGACCGCCATGAATTCGTCGAATGGGCGCGCGTTTATGGCCATCTGTATGGGACGCCAAGAAAATCTTTGGCCGACAAACTCGACCAAGGAATTGACGTATTGCTGGAGATCGACGTTCAGGGAGCGTCGCAGGTGAAGCAGAAGTTTGCCGACGCCGTGTCGATATTTGTCCTCCCTCCCTCAATGACCGCCCTGCGCACAAGGTTGCAAACCAGAGCCTCGGACTCCACTGAAGAGATCCAGCGCCGTTTGCAGAAGGTCAAGGAAGAGGTTTGGAGCTATCGGGAATACGCGTACATCGTTCGAAACGATGATCTTGCGCGTTCTCTTCACGACCTTGAGCATATCTTCCTCGCCGAACGATCGAAGACGACGCGAATGGATACGGCATGGATTGAGGCCAATTTTCTCCTCACGGACGAGTCAGAATCCGGAGATCGAACAGATCATCCTTAA
- a CDS encoding DNA-directed RNA polymerase subunit omega: MIDMLNLLPQYTPDQFDSRHRLVIVAAQRAKHILQGSRPFGASRFTKETTVALDEVLRGEAKYLMGKEARDAMKEAKRGKEGESERMAMMTGEDAREIKKELSVYVDDTPKAPEPETEE; the protein is encoded by the coding sequence ATGATCGACATGCTGAATTTGTTGCCGCAGTATACGCCGGATCAGTTTGATTCTCGCCACCGATTGGTGATTGTCGCGGCTCAGCGGGCTAAGCACATCCTCCAAGGTTCACGCCCATTCGGCGCCTCACGCTTTACCAAGGAAACGACCGTGGCGCTCGATGAGGTGCTGCGCGGCGAAGCCAAATACCTCATGGGCAAAGAGGCGCGTGATGCGATGAAGGAAGCCAAGCGTGGGAAAGAGGGCGAGAGCGAGCGCATGGCCATGATGACCGGCGAGGATGCGCGTGAGATCAAGAAAGAACTGAGCGTATATGTCGATGATACGCCGAAGGCTCCGGAGCCGGAAACCGAGGAGTAA